caatcattttgtgCAGCTCTGAATACAACTGTTATGTTAGGAAACTTAATATGTCCTACTCTAAAacaatttttactttttactgcaGAAAGCAGAGCTCACAAAAATGTGACTGTGAGTCAAGCAACCTAAAAATAAACTCAGTTTATACCTAACTTGTACTTGCTAGAGCATAAAACCAAACACACTCAAGGAAAAAAAGCCCAAGGCTAGCAGTACATGACTGATCCTGATGCAATACCTTAAATTCATTCAAGCTGAACTCATATACTCAGTATAAGTTAAAAACTTGTAGTGTTTTTATCACAAGCTCGGTAACATTTGACCATGCCAGAAACACTGTTGATCTTGATTAAGAATTTCAGAGCTGCAGGTCATCCTAGTGCGTTTTGGGGCATTTTTTGAGCCTTCAATACTTAATCACAGTAAGAAACGAGTGCAGGAACTAACCACGTGAAATGTTCAGGGATCAAGACGACACTTAGTTAGCCATCTCTTTTCAGTGACTTTGAAAAAGGTCTTGATtgatatgatgcagtcatgtgaaaaacaaTGATTCAAAAGCTTGTAGAGCCACCTTTCATAGGAATAAGCTGAAATTATCAATTTCTGTTTGGCTTTATAAGTTGCTCCCATCAGTTTGGGGGAATTTTGGCCTACTCTTCTTCTTGCGTCAGTTTAATGTGGGCATTTGTTTTttcacagctctcttaaggtcacAACAGTTCAGTTGGGTTCAGATCTGGACTATGGGCCATTTCAACACCttgatttatttctttgtcAGCCATTGTGTtgtggatttgctgctgtgcttggtgTCATTGGCCCTTTATATACTTTGATATACAGCAGCATTCGTGGTTGAATCGGTCGACCGAACGTGCTCAGGTCAAACAAGCCTAGATCATCAaccctccaccactgtgcttgCTGACAGTTGGTATAagttgtttgtgctgatatgctgtgtttggtttttaccagacatctccactttggtcttgttTGTCCAAAGGAGATttttccagaagtcttgtggtttgtttagaTATAACTTTGCAAACTTAAGCTATGCTGCCATGTTTTTGTGAAGAAAGGAGGCTTACTCTTGCAAACCTTTCCAAACAACTCATACTTGTTCGGTCtgtttctaattgtactgtcacaAACTTTAACATTAACACGCTAACTGAGACCTGCAGTCTGAGATGTATTCTTGGGctgtttgcagtttctctgagtatTGCATGGCTTGACATTATGCATTTGTATGTACATCCTCTTCTGTGGCATTGTGCTAAGATACACCTGAATACTCCACATCAGCAAACTACCAAAAcgtctgcttttatagaggtgctcctATCTGCTGATTACTAATTAAGTATATCTGATTGGCAACACCTGGCTGCTGCTCTCTTAGTTCCCCATGCAAGCAGAAAGggtttacttagtttttcacgaCTATGTGCAGATATGTGAAAACGTTCTTTTTCATAGGATTGCATGTCAAActattaaataaaacatgtgaACACCAATTTTGTTTCTCAGATTCACAGCTGCAAGCTGCATTTATGAAGGCTATAATGCATAAAATATACTTTTTGAATcagaaaacatacaaaacatcCAGGGTACCTCAACACCGTTAAACTGGTGCAAGTATCCTACTGCAACTCTGACATGTCTCCTGTATTTATGAAAGGCTCTATATTGTTAAAAAATACTACAAACACCCATATTATAGTGGCCTTAATATAATGAAGGTAAAAGCTACTTTACCACAACACCCCAGCTAATTCTGAGGATGTCTGGCAGGAGctttattcatattttgttaattttacattaaatagCCCAGCAGTGATTTTGAAAAGTCTAATTggtgtaattttttcatctttcaACCTTTAAAGCAAACTCCAGACCCAcatataatgataataaacCCTGCTATCTCTGTCTGTTCGGCTGAAACAGAACAGACAGGATAAGGGTTCCTTTGTTTGATCTTTGCTCCTCTCAGTATcgacaaagaaaacagagcgcATCGCTTGAGCAAACATTTAAGCAGTTCATATCTGGACACTGACACATGTTACCTTTAGCCTTCAAGTGACTGAGTGTGGTCATTTAGTCATTTTTACAGTAGTTTCTTCTTCACCTTCACTTTATTTGCATGTCTGGCACATATTACTCTGATTAACAGTATCTTTCCACACACCCTGAGGACATACAGTATACAGGCCACACCTGTCAAACAGGTTCAGGTACACAGTGGCTATCTTCAGAGACACTTATAGTACATAACTGTTTGTGGCTGTAGtggaattttttatttttgaagtgGTAAAATctaaaaacccaaacaaataaaatgtttttatacctTTGAAGGACACGATGTGGAACCTGCATGTTCTCTATAGAGAGGCAGAGGCAGCACATTTTCTCACGTATTTATGTTTACCCACTCCAGTTAATATTGCAATCATATACTAATAGTAATGTTTGTCATTGCTATGCTGGCAATTTGCATCTGGGTaaggtctcccatggcaaataaGTCCTGGTTGAGGGACCAGACCTGTGATGACCAGAAGACCAAGAGACCAGTACACCTCTCCTGAGACAGGGTTACTGGAGTCCTACCCTGGCACTAGGCCTGGAGTAGGGACTTATCATTTGATGGCCGGGACTTAGCCCATGGCCCCCAGCTAGGCTTAGCCTGAAGGAGCTACACAGTGTGGGTGCTCCATCTGCAGGAACTCTGCTGTCAGCGGATCATCACcgggtggtgagttggatcaagTAGCGGGTAGCGTTCCCTGAGAGAggctggggacattgagtctgaATGGACCATATTCCACACCTCCAATGCTAAGCCTGCTGCACAAAACTGTGGTTACAAACGTGCTGGTGCTTGTTCTGGTGCTAAACCCAAAACCAGCGGCTGTGGCAGTAGCTGAAGGAAAAACTTGTGAGACCATGGAACAAGATTTTAGTCGGTTTCAAAGTGATTCTGCGAAACTGTCAGAGAACTCAGGAGGGGGAAGTGACGCTCTAGTGACACTGTAAACAGCAGGAATagggtgctgctgctgctgagaatatattcatatagtctctctctctctctctctctctctctctctctctctctctctctctctctctctctctctatctatctatctatctatctatctatatatctatatatctatatatatacatatatatatatatatatatatacatatatatatatatatatatatatacatatatatatatatatatatatatatatatacatatatatatatatatatacatatatatatatacatatatatatatatatatatatacatatatatatatatatacacacatatatatatatacacacatatatatatatatatatatatacacatatatatatatatacatatacacatatatatatatacgtatatatatatatacatatacacatatatatatatatgtcacgGACCCGGCTCTGGAGGACTCGGGGGTCCGTGAGCAGTTAtggactgttgttgttattattattatttagggGCTGTGTCATCTAATGTTCGGTCCACAGTTGaatgtgtagtgtgtgtgtgtgtgtgggtttgcttctccctctctctctccccggtCCTCGGGGCTGTCTACGGAAGTGCGCGCCGTGGGAGAGGCGTGTCCTGGCGACTGTCGTCATTGGGAGTCCCTCTTCACTGTTGCCGGTCCACCTGCAGCTGATTACCTGACCAGCTGTTGGTAATCATCCTTCCCGGCTAGAGAGAGGGATTTAACCTGGACTGGCGGCGACAGTCGACGTGGGATTATTACTCCGAACTGGTATAGTCCGTGCGAGCAGCGTGAGCGTGTTTGTCGGCTAGCGTGTGGCTAATTGTGGACTCTCTGTCTTCCTCCAGGATAGCCGAGCGGAGAAGCGAGTTGGGGAGCACACGCACTAAGGGAGCTACAGCACGGGACGCACTGGGAGCAGGAGACGAGCACCATTGGAATATTGCACCTTTGAGTTTATTGTTGGACTTACCTGTCtggtcactgtaaataaagtgcaCTGTGGCATCGAAGAGTCCCGCGTTTTGGGTCCTACTTTCCTCGTCCCCACGGTCTGCATGGCAGACCGTGACAGAATAATCCCACCAACCACCATGGACCCAGCAGACTCAAGAGTTGCCACGGAGGAGGGATCGCTCACACAGCTGTGGGGTTACTGCCAGAGCGTAACCCAGGCTGTGGATCCACACATGAGACACATACAGGTAGTGTTTTTTGATAATTATCTTTCCTCCACTACCTTCTCTACGAGCTTTCTGGATATTGATAAACTCATTCAAATTATAACTGAGCTGCGGGCAAGCTCCAGCTTCGAACTGTTTGGTTTGGGCTGTCCGGGCAAGGAGGATGCGGCTGCCTCCCTGGCAGCCCTTGCTGCTTGGTTTTTTCTTCATAGGTGGAGAGTTTTTCCACCACCGCTTGCTGCTCACCTATTGGACCCTCCACTGCAGGGAAGACGGCGCCCTGCTCCATCTCCTCTCGTTCCTTCAGCGTCCTCTGTGTCGGCAGACAAAGGATCGGCAGCGCTGGTAACCACAGTGAGTAAACCGGACTCTGTCTCCTTACTTAATCCAGTCTCTCACGAGCAGGAGGGGACAGATTCCTTTGACGCGGCCCCGCCATCACGAAAGAGACGGCGTCGGCGTCATCTTCGTCAAATCGAAGCTCACCTCACTCCTGTGGTTTCGGAGGAACCAGCTGACTCAGGACTAGCCGCACAAGGAGCCGCAGTGAGTGAGACGGACTCTGATGTTGGTAAAGACGTTTTTGTTATGAAACCAGAGATGGCTTCGTCTAAACCTAGGGACAGTGCCCAGTCAGTTAATAATAAAACTGGGCTCGCAATGGAGGATAAGCTTAAAGGGTCTGCATTGCCAGAAAGTGGAGGCGGGCCGGAAGCTAATTCTGGGTCATTTCTTAATGTAAGGAGTAGTGATGGCTGCTTTTCTGGGGCTGGATGCGGAGCCTTAGTTTCTGAGCCAGTTAGCTCTGGGACGGTGAACTCTGAAGGCGCTGGTGCGGCAGCTAAATGGACAGAGGCTGTTAATTCAGAGTTACTGCACTGTGCTAATATGCATCCTGAAACTGTTTTTGTGGCTGTTGATTTGTTAAAGGACCCGGTGCTAGAACATGAACCTGCCACTACAGGCAATCAGGAGGCTGGGATTCTCCCCAAGGCCTCCCCAGAGGCcgaactggagacctcagttgCCTCTGGCTCCCTGGACATTGTAGAGCCCGCGGTAACATGTTCCTCCTCTCTACCCTTCATGTTAGCCATATCACCCTCGACTCAGTCTGCTGCCCAGCACATAACTC
Above is a window of Oreochromis niloticus isolate F11D_XX linkage group LG19, O_niloticus_UMD_NMBU, whole genome shotgun sequence DNA encoding:
- the LOC109195789 gene encoding mucin-19; amino-acid sequence: MADRDRIIPPTTMDPADSRVATEEGSLTQLWGYCQSVTQAVDPHMRHIQVVFFDNYLSSTTFSTSFLDIDKLIQIITELRASSSFELFGLGCPGKEDAAASLAALAAWFFLHRWRVFPPPLAAHLLDPPLQGRRRPAPSPLVPSASSVSADKGSAALVTTVSKPDSVSLLNPVSHEQEGTDSFDAAPPSRKRRRRRHLRQIEAHLTPVVSEEPADSGLAAQGAAVSETDSDVGKDVFVMKPEMASSKPRDSAQSVNNKTGLAMEDKLKGSALPESGGGPEANSGSFLNVRSSDGCFSGAGCGALVSEPVSSGTVNSEGAGAAAKWTEAVNSELLHCANMHPETVFVAVDLLKDPVLEHEPATTGNQEAGILPKASPEAELETSVASGSLDIVEPAVTCSSSLPFMLAISPSTQSAAQHITQSLVQSTSHLHPQLEAGMPAGPTLPSFHPSVVPASLPSLPRVAATPSSPPPSAATSPPASHQTAATAALSASPSTSPARPSSSPPAATASPSSPPDQPSKPASQPEEQLSERGSPRRSRRSSSASGGARVAAGGACAASCGAQQAGGARRAGGARVASCGAQQARAGARRAGGARVASCGAQQARAGARRAGARRAGGARRAGGARRAGGARRAGGARVASGGARRAGGAQRARAGAQRAGGARVASVELTATIKRGARRAGEARTAVGGRRAGCIFTSTPSTSSAPSTPSTSSAPSTPSTSSAPSTPSTSSAPSTPSTSSAPSTSSASGILGLSTLSAAGAATPPPPDPWQATGAVTLPLQDPWRATGTVSPLLPDPWPSAGGPAFPPMD